A region from the Vicia villosa cultivar HV-30 ecotype Madison, WI linkage group LG3, Vvil1.0, whole genome shotgun sequence genome encodes:
- the LOC131661296 gene encoding F-box/kelch-repeat protein At3g23880-like: MSTTYLPNKKNHRKRLRLRRNLNLAPELESKMATAEEINNDPLPTLPIDLVAEIFCRLPVKLLVQLRCMCKSWNSLISDRSFTRKHLSLSTTRRIHYATYEHKPHELVHNSYPLDSVLSTKVKPRRLPFNSIVASCDGILCLCDKRKGCVALWNPSIRKFKESPPFENTQILNQVYTTFGFGYDRVSDNYKVVVLYYTEGNLLDTTKVKVHTLGTNLWKTAESFPFGAVCDEQPGTFVSGTINWMAYTEWRRKGLLFIVSFDLGTDSYRKLLPPHHAEIRPDYLRLSVLRDCLCLISDHHIWVMKEYGIQDSWTKLFSVSYMQHPTKCYALYKVLYIFEDDRLLLETLEDWKRKLVVYDPKNDTFKVTRFTNILNVCLETLISPCS, encoded by the coding sequence ATGTCTACCACCTATCTACCTAACAAAAAAAACCACCGAAAACGACTGCGTTTAAGAAGAAACCTTAATTTGGCGCCGGAGTTGGAATCAAAGATGGCGACGGCAGAGGAAATCAACAATGATCCACTTCCGACTCTTCCTATCGATCTCGTCGCTGAAATCTTCTGCAGGCTACCTGTGAAACTTCTCGTACAGCTCCGATGCATGTGCAAGTCCTGGAACTCTCTAATCTCCGATCGCAGTTTCACCAGAAAGCACCTCAGCCTCTCAACCACTCGCCGCATCCATTACGCCACATACGAACATAAACCCCACGAGTTGGTTCACAATTCTTACCCACTCGATTCGGTTTTATCCACTAAAGTCAAACCACGTCGTCTTCCTTTCAACAGCATCGTTGCTTCTTGTGACGGCATCCTTTGTCTCTGCGATAAACGTAAAGGTTGTGTTGCATTGTGGAATCCTTCTATTAGAAAGTTCAAGGAATCTCCCCCTTTTGAAAATACTCAAATTCTTAACCAGGTTTATACCACCTTCGGCTTCGGCTATGACCGCGTTTCTGATAATTACAAAGTGGTTGTTCTTTACTACACCGAAGGTAACTTGCTTGACACAACTAAAGTAAAAGTTCATACTTTGGGCACCAATTTATGGAAAACCGCCGAGAGCTTTCCTTTTGGTGCTGTCTGTGATGAACAACCCGGAACATTTGTAAGTGGTACCATTAATTGGATGGCCTATACTGAATGGCGTCGCAAAGGCCTGCtctttattgtttcttttgatttggGAACCGACTCTTATCGGAAGCTTTTGCCTCCTCATCATGCTGAGATCCGTCCGGATTACTTGAGATTGTCTGTCTTGAGGGATTGCTTGTGCTTAATTTCTGATCATCATATTTGGGTCATGAAGGAATATGGAATTCAAGACTCTTGGACTAAATTGTTCTCCGTTTCATATATGCAACATCCTACTAAGTGTTATGCCTTGTACAAGGTATTGTATATTTTTGAGGATGATCGACTGCTGCTTGAAACTCTAGAGGATTGGAAAAGGAAGTTGGTTGTTTATGATCCAAAGAATGATACTTTTAAGGTTACTAGGTTTACAAACATCCTAAATGTCTGTCTTGAAACTTTGATTTCACCTTGTTCTTAA